A region from the Francisella orientalis FNO12 genome encodes:
- the trxA gene encoding thioredoxin, which translates to MALSKVIKTDEANFDKLINSSAKPILVDFYADWCGPCKTLSPILDQLSKDYTGAVIVKVNVDDNQSLAAKFSIRSIPTMIIFKAGKPVETLTGVHTGSQLEQKLKAYE; encoded by the coding sequence ATGGCATTAAGTAAAGTAATAAAAACAGATGAAGCTAATTTTGATAAGCTAATAAATAGTTCTGCAAAACCTATATTGGTAGATTTCTATGCTGACTGGTGCGGTCCTTGTAAGACGTTATCACCAATACTTGATCAGCTATCAAAAGATTATACGGGAGCTGTTATTGTCAAAGTTAATGTTGACGATAATCAAAGTTTAGCTGCTAAATTTAGTATAAGAAGCATACCAACTATGATAATTTTCAAAGCAGGTAAACCTGTAGAAACGCTGACTGGTGTTCATACAGGTAGCCAATTAGAGCAAAAGCTAAAGGCTTATGAATAA
- a CDS encoding amino acid permease produces the protein MNDKNNFKRDILSRHIVMISLGGTISASFFLGIGSILNSVGAFGTVLGFLIGGIIMMLVMISLAEMAIAMPISGSFQTYATNFISPYSGFLTGWLYLLNWLTAAAGGLVAAGIICHNFYPEISVSQFCLAIIVILSLLNLCAVRVFAEIEFWLSAIKIITIMVFIIIGIGIITGVLHSNKPISGLVNFYSDGLFPNGFKAFLFGLVIIVCTFQGAELVGIAAGETKDPEKNIRKAVKSVAIRILLFFVFSSFIIAYIIPYKDSGVANTPFITVLQLVNVKYIDTIMQLVILTASLSAVNSCFYTCARLMWSMASDNQAPKVFAKVSKKQVPIYGVIFVAILSCLCLITKFAGAEKLFILVVSSSGMIGCMIWIIISLCHIYFRKSLSSEQIKNLKFKAWAFPLIPYLSILFNFCVILGMFWDPDQRMVIYSGISLIILFSLCYKLFYKNR, from the coding sequence ATGAACGACAAAAATAATTTTAAAAGAGATATATTATCACGCCATATAGTTATGATATCTCTAGGAGGTACTATCTCAGCAAGTTTTTTTCTTGGTATAGGTAGTATTTTAAACTCAGTTGGTGCATTTGGTACTGTACTAGGATTTCTAATTGGTGGGATAATTATGATGCTAGTAATGATAAGTCTAGCAGAAATGGCTATAGCAATGCCAATAAGTGGTTCTTTTCAAACTTATGCTACAAATTTTATATCTCCATATTCAGGATTTTTAACTGGTTGGTTATATTTACTTAACTGGTTAACAGCTGCGGCTGGAGGTTTAGTTGCTGCGGGTATTATTTGTCACAATTTTTATCCAGAGATCAGTGTTTCGCAATTCTGTTTAGCAATTATTGTTATCCTTAGCTTACTTAATTTATGTGCTGTTAGAGTCTTTGCAGAGATTGAATTTTGGCTTTCTGCAATAAAAATTATCACTATTATGGTATTTATAATAATTGGTATAGGTATTATTACTGGAGTTTTACACTCTAATAAGCCTATATCTGGCCTAGTTAATTTCTACTCAGATGGCCTATTTCCGAATGGCTTTAAAGCATTTTTATTTGGATTAGTAATTATTGTATGTACTTTTCAGGGTGCTGAATTAGTTGGTATTGCAGCTGGAGAAACAAAAGATCCTGAAAAAAATATTCGTAAAGCAGTAAAAAGTGTCGCTATTCGTATACTTCTATTTTTCGTATTTTCTTCTTTTATAATAGCTTATATTATTCCTTATAAAGATTCTGGTGTTGCAAACACTCCTTTTATTACAGTACTGCAGCTTGTGAATGTCAAATATATTGATACGATTATGCAACTAGTAATTTTGACAGCAAGTTTATCTGCCGTCAATTCGTGTTTTTATACTTGTGCAAGATTAATGTGGTCTATGGCTTCAGATAATCAAGCTCCTAAAGTATTTGCAAAAGTTAGCAAAAAACAAGTTCCTATATATGGCGTTATATTTGTAGCTATACTTTCTTGTCTTTGCTTAATTACAAAGTTTGCCGGTGCTGAAAAGCTCTTTATATTAGTAGTGTCTTCATCTGGTATGATTGGCTGTATGATATGGATAATTATTAGTCTGTGTCATATCTACTTTAGAAAATCACTTTCTTCAGAACAAATTAAAAATCTTAAATTTAAAGCATGGGCTTTTCCATTAATCCCGTATTTGAGCATATTGTTTAATTTTTGTGTAATATTAGGAATGTTTTGGGATCCTGATCAACGCATGGTTATTTATTCAGGAATCAGTTTAATTATTTTATTCTCATTATGTTATAAGCTATTTTATAAAAATCGGTAA
- a CDS encoding (deoxy)nucleoside triphosphate pyrophosphohydrolase, whose protein sequence is MAKINAAVAIILDEQNAKVYISLRQKFQSYSDHWEFPGGKVEKNETFEQCIRREVYEEVSIIAKSESFYFRKKHINKDNDEVNLEFFIIKDYEGKPYAKENQQLRCINISELNNYKFLPASLEVIAMLQKDYSYNS, encoded by the coding sequence ATGGCAAAAATAAATGCTGCAGTGGCAATAATTTTAGATGAACAGAATGCTAAAGTCTATATAAGTCTAAGACAAAAGTTTCAAAGCTATAGTGACCACTGGGAATTTCCGGGGGGTAAAGTAGAAAAAAATGAAACTTTTGAACAATGTATAAGAAGAGAGGTTTATGAAGAAGTTAGCATTATAGCTAAATCAGAAAGTTTTTATTTTCGTAAAAAACATATAAACAAAGATAATGATGAAGTTAATTTAGAGTTTTTTATAATTAAGGATTACGAAGGTAAACCTTATGCTAAGGAAAACCAGCAATTAAGATGTATAAATATCTCTGAGCTTAATAACTATAAGTTTCTTCCTGCAAGTTTAGAAGTAATAGCAATGTTACAGAAGGATTACTCATACAATAGTTAG
- a CDS encoding YqgE/AlgH family protein yields the protein MFQNHKSEILLATPLIKDDAIFTKSVIYLCQNDRHDAMGLIINKPLSDTLRDVFEELEIPHNNTFNEILDYPLYMGGPISPHKIMILHTTNGRNYSSTIKLDEGLAITASMDILEDLANNILPEYFLPVVGYSCWTADQLTDEIKSNDWIVTNKLSKKILFNHENKVKWQNHIEHAGYTLQSLDSLFKNIGNC from the coding sequence ATGTTCCAAAATCATAAAAGTGAAATTTTATTAGCAACTCCACTAATCAAAGATGATGCTATATTTACTAAATCTGTAATCTATCTATGTCAAAATGATCGCCATGACGCTATGGGTTTGATTATCAACAAACCTTTAAGTGATACATTAAGAGATGTTTTTGAAGAATTAGAAATTCCTCATAATAACACTTTTAATGAGATTTTAGATTACCCTCTTTATATGGGTGGTCCTATTAGCCCCCATAAAATCATGATTTTACATACTACAAATGGTAGAAATTATAGCTCTACAATCAAACTAGATGAAGGTCTTGCTATAACTGCTTCTATGGATATTCTAGAAGACTTAGCAAATAATATTTTACCTGAATATTTTCTACCAGTAGTTGGCTATAGTTGCTGGACTGCTGACCAACTTACAGACGAAATAAAGTCTAATGACTGGATTGTAACAAATAAATTAAGCAAAAAGATACTATTCAATCACGAGAACAAAGTAAAATGGCAAAATCATATTGAACATGCAGGATATACGCTACAAAGTTTAGATAGTTTATTCAAAAATATAGGAAATTGTTAA
- the ruvX gene encoding Holliday junction resolvase RuvX, translating into MFQSLIAIDYGKARIGLASGQMITKTATPIGTVEAYDGVPNWIELDKIVKRWNPSDIVIGLPLDTQDFETDITKAAKDFAKVVKERYKRNVHLINEAYSTREARWRLEEVKSKKVSHIKVDALAACVILETWMAEN; encoded by the coding sequence ATGTTTCAATCTTTAATAGCAATAGATTATGGTAAAGCTAGAATTGGTTTAGCCAGTGGCCAAATGATTACTAAAACAGCAACTCCTATTGGTACTGTAGAAGCTTATGATGGTGTACCTAACTGGATCGAGCTTGATAAGATTGTTAAGCGTTGGAATCCTTCTGATATAGTCATTGGATTGCCATTAGATACTCAAGATTTTGAGACAGATATTACAAAAGCCGCTAAGGATTTTGCTAAAGTAGTTAAAGAACGCTATAAAAGAAATGTTCATCTCATTAATGAAGCATATTCAACTCGTGAAGCAAGATGGCGTCTAGAAGAAGTAAAAAGTAAAAAAGTATCACATATCAAGGTAGATGCTTTAGCAGCTTGTGTGATTTTAGAAACTTGGATGGCGGAAAATTAA
- the leuS gene encoding leucine--tRNA ligase, translated as MSEYNFTQIEQQAQKYWRENNSFKAVEDKNKEKFYCLSMLPYPSGTLHMGHVRNYTIGDVIARYQKMQGKNVLHPMGWDAFGLPAENAAIKHKKSPYKWTKSNIAYMKSQLDSLGFSFDWSREVVTCDENYYEWEQWFFIQLYKKGLAYRKNSVVNWDPIDQTVLANEQVVDGRGWRSGALIEKKEIPQWFLKITDYADELLKDINQLDGWPEAVKTMQTNWIGKSKGLTIKFKIENSDQEIEVFTTCPDTLMGVSYLGIAPKHPLALEEAKTNSQLKSFIEECKKISTMEADLATQEKKGFKTSIKVTHPISGESIDVWVANFVLMGYGSGAVMSVPAHDQRDWEFAQKYNIALKQVIKPSDNKSKLDLDKEAFTEKGILINSGEFDGLNFKTAYQAIKKYLFDNDKGYETTNFRIHDWGISRQRYWGCPIPMIHCNDCGLVPEKEENLPVKLPTNVTLTEAGSPLKEMSEFLNVACPHCGKPATRETDTFDTFFESSWYYARYTCPTADKMLSEEANYWLPVDKYIGGIEHAIMHLLYARFFHKLMRDQGLVSSDEPFKNLLTQGMVLKDGAKMSKSKGNTVDPQELIDKYGADTVRLFSMFAAPPEQSLEWSETGVDGANKFLRKVYNYAYTNKEILAKNITIDLTKLSKNDKKARYEIYANFKQAIFDFDKSQFNTVVSACMKILNTLNNYDNLSDSVKSEGFSILLRILSPFTPHICHYLWQKIGLGEDILHTQFPTVDNKALEKDDFLLVVQINGKVKAKLELDGSLTKEQVEQEVLDDEHIKTFIEDKQIIKVIYVPQKLINIVVK; from the coding sequence ATGAGCGAATATAACTTTACTCAGATCGAGCAACAAGCTCAAAAATATTGGCGTGAAAATAATTCTTTTAAAGCTGTAGAAGATAAGAATAAAGAAAAATTTTATTGCTTATCAATGCTACCATATCCAAGTGGTACCCTTCATATGGGGCATGTGCGTAATTATACGATTGGAGATGTAATTGCAAGATACCAAAAGATGCAAGGTAAAAACGTTCTTCATCCTATGGGTTGGGATGCATTTGGATTACCTGCTGAAAATGCTGCAATAAAACATAAAAAGTCTCCTTATAAATGGACAAAAAGTAATATCGCGTATATGAAATCTCAGTTGGATTCTCTTGGATTTAGTTTTGACTGGTCTAGAGAGGTCGTAACTTGCGATGAAAATTATTATGAGTGGGAACAATGGTTCTTTATCCAGCTATATAAAAAAGGCTTGGCATATCGCAAAAATTCAGTAGTTAATTGGGATCCTATTGATCAAACAGTACTTGCAAATGAGCAAGTTGTAGATGGTAGAGGCTGGAGATCAGGAGCTTTAATTGAGAAGAAAGAGATTCCTCAATGGTTTTTAAAGATTACTGATTATGCAGATGAGCTTCTAAAAGATATTAATCAATTAGATGGTTGGCCAGAAGCTGTTAAAACTATGCAGACTAACTGGATTGGTAAATCAAAAGGCTTAACAATTAAGTTTAAAATTGAAAACTCTGATCAAGAAATTGAAGTATTTACAACTTGTCCAGATACTCTTATGGGAGTTAGTTATTTAGGTATAGCACCTAAGCACCCTCTTGCTCTTGAAGAAGCAAAAACAAACTCTCAATTAAAATCATTCATTGAAGAATGTAAAAAAATCTCTACTATGGAAGCTGATTTGGCAACTCAAGAAAAAAAAGGCTTTAAAACTTCTATAAAAGTGACTCATCCTATCTCAGGTGAATCTATAGATGTATGGGTTGCAAACTTTGTACTTATGGGATACGGTTCTGGAGCTGTAATGTCAGTTCCAGCACATGACCAGAGAGATTGGGAATTTGCACAGAAATATAATATTGCTTTAAAACAAGTTATTAAGCCTAGTGATAATAAGTCAAAATTAGACTTGGATAAAGAAGCATTTACTGAAAAAGGTATTTTGATTAATTCAGGTGAATTTGATGGATTAAATTTTAAAACAGCTTATCAAGCTATTAAAAAATATCTTTTTGACAATGATAAAGGTTATGAAACTACAAACTTTAGGATTCATGACTGGGGTATTTCACGTCAAAGATATTGGGGCTGCCCTATTCCTATGATTCACTGTAATGATTGTGGATTAGTACCAGAAAAAGAAGAAAATTTACCAGTTAAATTACCAACTAATGTAACTCTTACAGAAGCAGGCTCTCCACTTAAAGAGATGTCAGAGTTTTTGAATGTGGCATGTCCACATTGTGGTAAACCAGCGACTAGAGAAACAGATACATTTGATACATTTTTTGAATCATCTTGGTATTATGCAAGATATACATGCCCAACAGCTGATAAGATGCTAAGTGAAGAAGCTAACTATTGGCTACCAGTTGATAAGTATATTGGTGGTATTGAGCATGCTATTATGCATCTTTTATATGCAAGATTTTTCCATAAATTAATGAGAGATCAAGGACTAGTTTCATCTGACGAACCATTTAAAAACTTACTTACTCAAGGTATGGTGTTAAAAGATGGTGCTAAAATGTCTAAATCTAAAGGAAATACTGTTGATCCTCAAGAGCTTATTGATAAATATGGTGCTGATACAGTTAGATTATTTAGTATGTTTGCAGCACCTCCTGAGCAATCACTTGAATGGTCAGAAACTGGTGTTGATGGAGCTAATAAGTTCCTACGTAAAGTATATAATTATGCTTATACAAACAAAGAAATCTTAGCTAAAAATATAACTATAGATCTAACTAAATTATCAAAAAATGATAAGAAAGCTCGTTATGAGATCTATGCTAATTTTAAACAAGCTATTTTTGATTTTGATAAAAGTCAATTTAATACGGTTGTTTCAGCATGTATGAAAATCTTAAATACGCTTAATAATTATGATAATTTATCAGATAGTGTTAAGTCAGAAGGCTTTAGTATCTTATTAAGAATATTATCACCCTTCACACCACATATTTGTCATTATTTATGGCAAAAAATTGGCTTAGGTGAAGATATTTTGCATACACAATTTCCTACTGTTGATAACAAAGCTCTTGAGAAGGATGATTTTTTATTAGTTGTACAAATTAACGGCAAAGTTAAAGCAAAACTTGAATTAGATGGCTCATTAACAAAAGAACAAGTTGAACAAGAGGTATTAGATGATGAGCATATTAAAACTTTCATCGAAGATAAGCAAATAATAAAAGTTATATATGTGCCTCAGAAATTAATCAATATTGTAGTCAAATAG
- a CDS encoding LPS-assembly lipoprotein LptE: MIKNYARTLFLLITAAFLSGCGFHLRGDLADGNAGNFSSLVDTKFYIYNAGGAPPSLINELRRRLIGYQATVLRNKSEEKDADYIINIQGATKNTQMTGIVGGASNNTFLAIYTITYNVVKPKVKTPVVPDSTVNAQMFWQSNASTQLAQNNELERIWSYLQSDLLTRIVLQIAELLPSKETK; this comes from the coding sequence ATGATAAAAAACTATGCCAGAACTTTATTTTTATTAATAACAGCAGCATTTTTATCTGGTTGTGGTTTTCACTTACGTGGAGATCTTGCGGATGGTAATGCTGGAAATTTTAGTAGCTTAGTTGATACTAAGTTTTATATCTACAATGCAGGTGGTGCACCACCTAGTTTAATTAATGAGTTAAGACGTAGACTTATTGGCTATCAGGCAACTGTATTAAGAAATAAAAGTGAAGAAAAAGATGCCGACTATATAATAAATATTCAAGGAGCTACGAAAAATACTCAAATGACTGGTATTGTAGGTGGTGCATCAAATAATACATTCCTTGCTATTTATACGATAACATATAATGTTGTTAAGCCTAAGGTTAAAACTCCTGTAGTTCCTGATAGTACCGTTAATGCTCAGATGTTCTGGCAATCAAACGCAAGTACTCAATTAGCACAGAATAATGAATTAGAAAGGATTTGGAGTTATCTACAATCTGACTTATTAACAAGAATAGTTCTTCAAATAGCAGAATTATTACCAAGTAAAGAAACTAAATAG
- a CDS encoding mechanosensitive ion channel family protein — protein sequence MDLLKTYYMELINNSTSVAILIFIVFLLAILLFSWIINKIISKYISSLAERVFFKANSSLSKSLIKNKIFDKLAHIAPAVFIYIVIGFLSSTTYPWIEQLVSFIQLIAEVYITISIISFFISLIDAIFSYFQSLHEFKYYSLKSYAQVVKILLYLVGTILVISLLLNKSPIAFLTGLGALSAVLMLVFKDTILGFATNIQVAALDMVRVGDWISIQSLGVEGTVQEISINTVKIRGFDKTIYNIPTYSLITNSVKNWRGMFEMGGRQIKRSFNIDVDSIKFCDAETLDNLRKLNYMDDIINSCNKDELINTTLFRKYLEHYLKDHPKIHIEPGWLFIVRELQPTEKGLPIQLYMYTTDTVWANYEAIQAGIFDYIYASMHLFGLRAFQDIRGRIDNLKTNT from the coding sequence ATGGATTTGTTAAAAACGTACTATATGGAATTAATTAATAATTCAACATCAGTAGCTATATTGATTTTTATAGTATTTTTGTTAGCCATTTTATTATTTTCTTGGATAATAAATAAGATAATTAGTAAATATATATCATCATTAGCAGAAAGAGTTTTTTTTAAAGCAAATTCATCATTGAGTAAGTCACTTATAAAAAACAAAATTTTTGATAAGTTAGCACATATAGCCCCTGCTGTTTTTATATATATTGTAATTGGATTTTTAAGTAGTACTACTTACCCATGGATTGAACAATTAGTTTCTTTTATCCAGCTAATAGCTGAGGTATATATTACAATATCAATAATTTCTTTTTTCATATCCTTGATTGATGCTATTTTTAGCTATTTTCAATCCTTGCATGAATTTAAATATTATTCTTTAAAAAGCTATGCTCAAGTAGTAAAGATTTTATTATATCTAGTGGGTACAATATTAGTAATATCACTGTTACTAAATAAATCACCTATTGCTTTCTTAACAGGATTAGGTGCACTATCAGCCGTATTAATGTTAGTGTTTAAAGATACAATTTTGGGTTTTGCTACTAATATACAAGTAGCAGCTTTGGATATGGTTAGAGTCGGTGATTGGATAAGTATACAATCATTAGGAGTTGAAGGAACTGTCCAAGAAATATCTATTAATACTGTAAAAATTAGAGGATTTGATAAGACAATTTACAATATCCCTACTTACTCATTAATCACAAATAGTGTCAAAAATTGGCGTGGAATGTTTGAAATGGGTGGTAGACAGATCAAAAGATCTTTTAATATTGATGTTGATAGTATCAAGTTTTGTGATGCAGAAACTCTTGATAATTTAAGAAAACTAAATTACATGGATGATATTATAAACTCTTGTAATAAGGATGAATTAATTAATACAACATTGTTTAGAAAATACTTAGAACACTATCTGAAAGATCATCCAAAAATTCATATAGAGCCTGGTTGGTTGTTTATTGTAAGAGAATTACAACCTACAGAGAAAGGTTTACCAATCCAGCTATATATGTATACAACTGATACAGTATGGGCTAACTATGAAGCTATACAAGCAGGAATCTTTGATTATATTTATGCAAGTATGCACTTATTTGGTTTAAGGGCATTCCAGGATATTAGAGGTAGAATAGATAATCTAAAAACTAACACTTAG
- the dcd gene encoding dCTP deaminase: MTIKSDKWIKKMSQEHNMIEPFEAGQIKVSNNQKIVSYGTSSYGYDVRCADEFKIFTNINSSIVDPKNFNDKNFVDFKGDVCIIPPNSFALARTVEKFKIPRDILVVCLGKSTYARCGIIVNVTPLEPEWKGYVTLEFSNTTPLPAKIYANEGVAQMLFFQSDEECETSYADKGGKYQGQVGVTLPKC; encoded by the coding sequence ATGACTATAAAATCAGATAAATGGATCAAAAAAATGTCTCAAGAGCATAATATGATAGAACCTTTTGAGGCAGGACAAATTAAAGTTTCAAATAATCAAAAAATTGTTTCTTATGGAACATCCAGTTATGGATATGATGTACGTTGTGCTGATGAATTTAAAATATTTACAAATATAAACTCTTCGATAGTTGATCCTAAAAATTTTAATGATAAAAATTTTGTCGATTTTAAAGGAGATGTTTGTATTATTCCTCCTAATTCATTTGCATTAGCTCGTACAGTTGAGAAATTCAAAATCCCAAGAGATATTCTAGTAGTCTGCTTAGGTAAATCTACCTATGCTAGATGTGGAATTATTGTTAATGTAACTCCTCTTGAACCAGAATGGAAAGGCTATGTAACACTAGAATTCTCAAATACTACGCCATTGCCAGCTAAAATATATGCTAATGAGGGTGTGGCTCAGATGCTATTTTTCCAATCAGATGAAGAGTGTGAAACTTCTTATGCAGATAAGGGTGGCAAATATCAAGGTCAGGTAGGTGTTACATTACCTAAGTGTTAG
- a CDS encoding Mrp/NBP35 family ATP-binding protein, with protein MMKIENVAKRKVPKGQKLLANIKNIILVASGKGGVGKSTVTANLAVSFAKMGASVGILDADIYGPSQPTLFDLKQNPNTTDKKKIIPLEKYGVKMISIGNLIDPESAVIWRGPIVSRALMQLLNDTDWGDIDYLFLDLPPGTGDIQLTISKNMPVTGAIIVTTPQDLSLIDARRALAMFQKVDIKTLGVVENMSYYVCPKCGNNDHIFGEDGAHLLCGKNNIEFLGNLPLHKSIRENADNGKPYVSLDKDDAINTSYMTIAKNIINEIEKLPKASSLDSIGVKLEN; from the coding sequence ATCATGAAGATTGAAAATGTCGCTAAAAGGAAAGTCCCAAAAGGACAGAAACTTTTGGCTAATATTAAAAATATAATCTTGGTTGCATCTGGTAAGGGTGGTGTTGGTAAATCGACAGTTACAGCTAATCTTGCAGTTAGTTTCGCAAAGATGGGTGCTAGTGTTGGTATATTAGATGCTGATATCTATGGCCCAAGTCAGCCAACATTATTTGATTTAAAACAAAATCCCAATACAACAGATAAGAAAAAAATCATTCCATTAGAGAAATATGGAGTCAAAATGATTTCTATAGGAAATCTAATAGATCCCGAATCAGCAGTCATTTGGCGAGGCCCCATAGTATCTAGGGCTTTGATGCAACTTTTGAATGATACTGACTGGGGAGATATTGATTATCTATTTTTAGATTTGCCACCTGGAACAGGAGATATCCAACTCACTATCTCTAAAAATATGCCAGTAACAGGAGCTATAATCGTTACGACACCACAAGACTTATCACTTATTGATGCAAGAAGAGCATTAGCAATGTTCCAAAAAGTTGATATAAAAACCCTTGGTGTCGTAGAGAATATGAGTTACTATGTTTGTCCAAAATGTGGTAATAATGATCATATCTTTGGTGAAGATGGTGCTCATCTGTTATGCGGTAAAAATAACATTGAATTTTTGGGAAATTTACCGCTACATAAATCTATCCGTGAAAATGCTGACAATGGAAAACCATATGTCAGTTTAGATAAAGATGATGCTATCAATACTAGCTATATGACTATTGCTAAAAATATTATAAATGAAATTGAAAAACTACCTAAAGCGAGTAGTTTAGATTCTATTGGTGTTAAATTAGAAAATTAA
- the cls gene encoding cardiolipin synthase produces MENFLLHLLYILEANIILFVCQAFTILIVLKLIVDKKSASNILAWLLAILFIPYIAIPFFFIFQRKDKRSFWQKENMDISESKLQSFYIDTSHSCKNLPIETINVFTNMDLQTLTSRNSFEMYTNGVKSFEAFMQAIEAAKKNIYIQTYVLKNDTTSKLVIRALEKKAAEGVEVKMMIDSLGSFYVYRHNRKIFKNLHKLGAQVVFFMPVISNPLRNYINYRNHRKIYIFDNRTVFSGGMNIGDEYMSPIEHEGMWDDILFKIQGDSLAYFLKVFCSDWHFATSEELEFKIENTISQEGFVQVIPSGPDLQEDQLYSGLTTAINSAKEKLWIITPYLIPSAELYHSIILAKKKGIDVKIITPKKSNHQLADRARASYIRDFLANDIDVHFTRNMIHAKAVLIDDNIAMLGSVNLDNRSLFLNYEIATFLYSHNDVKKIYQWADKILADSTQSTQHMTTSKGSLIAESILKILTPLM; encoded by the coding sequence ATGGAAAATTTCTTACTACATTTACTATATATCCTTGAAGCAAATATAATCTTATTTGTTTGTCAGGCATTTACAATATTGATTGTTCTAAAATTAATAGTTGATAAGAAGTCTGCTTCGAACATACTAGCGTGGTTACTCGCTATACTTTTTATTCCTTATATAGCTATACCTTTTTTCTTTATATTTCAACGTAAGGATAAGCGTAGCTTTTGGCAAAAAGAAAATATGGATATTAGCGAATCAAAGCTACAATCATTTTATATTGATACAAGTCATAGCTGTAAAAATTTGCCGATTGAAACAATCAATGTTTTCACAAATATGGATCTACAGACTTTAACAAGTAGGAACTCTTTTGAGATGTATACTAACGGAGTTAAGTCATTCGAAGCCTTTATGCAAGCGATTGAAGCTGCTAAGAAAAATATCTACATACAAACTTATGTTTTAAAAAATGACACAACATCTAAGCTTGTAATTAGAGCCTTAGAAAAAAAAGCTGCCGAAGGTGTCGAAGTTAAAATGATGATAGATTCTTTAGGATCATTCTATGTATATCGTCACAATAGAAAAATCTTTAAAAACTTACATAAATTAGGTGCTCAAGTTGTATTTTTTATGCCGGTAATATCAAATCCATTACGTAACTATATTAACTATAGAAATCATCGTAAAATATATATTTTTGATAATCGAACTGTATTTAGTGGTGGGATGAATATTGGTGATGAATATATGTCGCCAATTGAACATGAAGGAATGTGGGATGATATTTTATTTAAAATCCAAGGAGATTCATTAGCATATTTTCTTAAAGTTTTTTGCTCAGACTGGCACTTTGCTACAAGTGAAGAGCTTGAATTTAAAATTGAAAATACTATTTCTCAGGAAGGTTTTGTTCAAGTAATACCTTCAGGACCAGACTTACAAGAAGATCAACTATATTCTGGGCTTACTACTGCTATTAATTCAGCCAAAGAAAAACTCTGGATAATAACTCCATATCTAATACCATCAGCTGAACTATATCACTCAATTATATTGGCAAAAAAGAAAGGCATAGATGTTAAAATTATTACACCTAAAAAATCTAATCATCAATTAGCTGATCGTGCTAGGGCTAGCTATATAAGAGATTTTCTTGCAAATGACATTGATGTTCATTTTACAAGGAATATGATCCATGCAAAAGCCGTGTTAATAGATGATAATATCGCCATGCTTGGTTCTGTTAATCTAGATAACCGTAGTTTATTTTTGAATTATGAAATTGCTACTTTTCTATATAGCCACAACGATGTCAAAAAAATATATCAGTGGGCTGACAAAATATTAGCTGACTCTACTCAAAGCACACAGCATATGACCACAAGCAAAGGCAGTCTGATCGCAGAAAGTATACTTAAAATACTTACTCCTTTAATGTAA
- a CDS encoding Fur family transcriptional regulator, with protein sequence MSKSIQIAKNFCEKNKYRFTKPREQVLQTIYNQDTPLSAYDILEILSAKKQTNPPTVYRAIDFWLKHGFIHRIESQNCYVKCKENHKHQGFEVFVCQNCGFVDESHFCNLDIFKEFQKLTPYQIDSWNLELRGLCDKCLNKC encoded by the coding sequence ATGAGTAAAAGTATACAAATAGCTAAAAATTTCTGTGAAAAGAATAAATACAGATTTACTAAACCTCGAGAACAAGTACTCCAAACTATTTATAATCAAGACACTCCCCTAAGTGCTTATGATATTTTAGAGATTCTTTCAGCAAAAAAACAAACAAATCCCCCTACTGTATATAGAGCAATAGATTTTTGGTTAAAACATGGTTTTATCCATAGGATAGAAAGTCAAAATTGTTATGTAAAATGTAAAGAAAATCACAAGCATCAAGGCTTTGAAGTATTTGTTTGCCAAAATTGTGGTTTTGTTGATGAATCACATTTTTGTAATCTAGATATATTTAAAGAGTTTCAAAAACTTACCCCTTATCAAATTGATAGTTGGAATCTTGAGTTAAGAGGATTATGCGATAAATGTCTCAATAAATGTTAG